A genomic region of Dreissena polymorpha isolate Duluth1 chromosome 4, UMN_Dpol_1.0, whole genome shotgun sequence contains the following coding sequences:
- the LOC127876779 gene encoding solute carrier family 22 member 5-like: MLKNDQGELTSGDKRKYTFIHLLKTRQLVKTTLLSALNWLALGMLSYGIQFGIQALSGNIFLNWFIFSVIGIPVSFGAIILTNVIGRRYTVVLTYVIATVGCVVVGIVQFIDTEHRGALTNGFALFASLGIGLAWGPVQVMTLELYPTVIRNIGYGFLNTFARIGAILGPQLAYLDQRVPGVMYFVCAAVSCCCILGTLALSETKGTELQDKIEMTIVRSDRAVNGVTRSDDHL, from the exons ATGTTAAAAAACGATCAGGGTGAATTAACTTCCGGAGATAAGCGGAAGTACACTTTTATTCATCTTTTGAAGACCAGACAACTGGTGAAAACAACATTATTGTCTGCGCTTAACTG GTTGGCCCTTGGCATGCTCTCGTACGGCATCCAGTTCGGAATCCAGGCTCTTTCAGGGAATATCTTCCTCAACTGGTTCATCTTCAGCGTCATCGGAATTCCGGTCAGCTTCGGCGCCATTATCCTCACCAACGT AATCGGTCGTCGGTATACGGTGGTCCTGACGTACGTTATAGCAACCGTAGGCTGTGTCGTCGTCGGGATAGTCCAGTTTATTG ATACTGAGCACCGCGGTGCCCTGACTAACGGGTTCGCTCTGTTCGCCAGTCTGGGTATCGGCCTCGCCTGGGGCCCCGTTCAGGTGATGACCCTGGAACTCTACCCCACGGTCATAAG GAACATTGGATACGGTTTCTTGAACACGTTCGCGCGGATAGGGGCCATATTGGGACCACAGCTTGCATATCTA GATCAGCGGGTGCCGGGTGTGATGTATTTTGTCTGCGCCGCCGTTAGCTGCTGTTGCATCCTGGGAACGCTTGCGCTCTCAGAGACCAAGGGGACGGAACTCCAGGACAAGATAGAGATGACCATAGTGCGGAGTGACCGCGCCGTGAACGGAGTGACCCGCTCTGACGATCATTTATAG